The following are encoded in a window of Brevibacillus ruminantium genomic DNA:
- a CDS encoding putative DNA-binding protein has product MLEKTNQVNLLFDFYAPLLKGKQREYLELYYLDDLSLGEIAEMHEVSRQAVYDHVKRAEKQLFEYEDKLRLSVRHEQRQELLARMQQTVEGLADGKAREDLITLLHQLSEMD; this is encoded by the coding sequence ATGCTCGAAAAAACCAATCAAGTGAATCTCTTGTTCGACTTTTACGCGCCGCTTCTCAAAGGCAAGCAGCGCGAATATCTGGAGCTGTATTATCTGGATGATTTGTCGCTTGGAGAAATTGCCGAAATGCATGAAGTGAGCAGACAGGCCGTGTATGACCACGTCAAGCGGGCTGAAAAGCAGCTCTTCGAATACGAAGACAAACTCCGCTTGTCCGTCCGGCATGAACAGCGTCAGGAATTGCTTGCCCGCATGCAGCAAACGGTAGAAGGGCTCGCAGATGGTAAGGCGAGAGAGGACTTGATCACTTTGCTCCACCAACTGTCAGAGATGGATTAG
- the ffh gene encoding signal recognition particle protein encodes MAFESLASRLQGAFDKLRGRGKIDETIVNEAMREVRLALLEADVNFKVVKEFIARVKERAVGQDVMKSLTPGQMVIKIVNEELIELMGGNVAQLAAAHRPPTVIMMAGLQGAGKTTTTGKLAKYLQKQNRKPLLVAADIYRPAAIKQLQVLGEQLNVPVFSLGDQVSPVEIAKQAIQHAKENHLDYVLIDTAGRLHIDEALMEELKQVREVAKPDEILLVVDAMTGQDAVNVAESFNSQLELTGVVLTKLDGDTRGGAALSVKAVTGKPIKFAAMGEKLDALEPFHPDRMASRILGMGDVLSLIEKAQEAVDEEKAREMERQMRQGDFTFEMFLDAMQQMRNLGPFEDILGMMPGMNKMKGAVKVDEKQIARVEAIAKSMTKAERANPELLNASRRKRIAAGSGTTIQEVNRFIKQFDEMKKMMKQFTGVADKMKKKAKKKGGFNLPFLGKGGNQGGNNFPFNFKPPFK; translated from the coding sequence ATGGCGTTTGAAAGCTTAGCCAGCCGGCTGCAAGGCGCATTTGATAAATTGCGCGGCAGAGGCAAGATCGACGAGACCATCGTCAACGAGGCGATGCGCGAAGTTCGTCTGGCCCTGCTGGAAGCTGACGTCAATTTTAAAGTTGTAAAAGAATTTATCGCTCGTGTGAAAGAGCGGGCAGTAGGGCAAGACGTTATGAAAAGCCTTACTCCCGGTCAGATGGTCATCAAGATCGTCAACGAAGAGCTGATTGAATTGATGGGCGGAAATGTCGCCCAGTTGGCCGCAGCCCACAGGCCGCCTACCGTCATCATGATGGCGGGTCTGCAAGGGGCCGGTAAGACAACGACCACCGGTAAGCTGGCCAAGTATCTGCAAAAACAAAATCGCAAACCGCTCTTGGTAGCAGCAGACATTTATCGTCCTGCCGCCATCAAGCAGTTGCAGGTTTTGGGCGAGCAGTTAAACGTACCCGTGTTCTCACTGGGCGATCAGGTAAGCCCGGTTGAGATTGCCAAACAGGCGATCCAGCATGCCAAAGAGAATCACCTCGATTATGTGCTGATCGATACGGCGGGCCGTCTGCATATTGACGAAGCTCTGATGGAAGAGCTGAAGCAAGTGCGCGAGGTAGCCAAGCCGGACGAGATCCTGCTCGTCGTCGATGCCATGACAGGTCAAGACGCTGTCAACGTGGCAGAGAGCTTCAACAGTCAATTGGAGCTGACGGGTGTGGTCCTGACCAAGCTGGACGGCGATACACGCGGTGGTGCAGCCTTGTCCGTAAAAGCCGTGACAGGCAAGCCGATCAAGTTCGCTGCCATGGGTGAAAAGCTGGATGCTTTGGAACCTTTCCATCCCGATCGCATGGCCTCCCGGATTCTCGGGATGGGCGATGTGCTCAGCCTCATCGAAAAGGCACAGGAAGCCGTCGATGAAGAGAAGGCGCGGGAAATGGAACGGCAAATGCGTCAAGGGGATTTCACTTTCGAGATGTTCCTGGATGCGATGCAGCAGATGCGCAACCTGGGACCGTTCGAAGACATCCTCGGCATGATGCCTGGCATGAACAAGATGAAGGGCGCTGTCAAAGTTGATGAAAAACAGATTGCCCGCGTCGAGGCGATCGCCAAATCGATGACCAAAGCGGAACGGGCCAATCCCGAGCTGCTCAATGCCAGCCGGCGCAAGCGCATTGCGGCAGGCAGCGGTACAACGATTCAGGAAGTAAACCGATTCATCAAGCAGTTTGACGAAATGAAAAAAATGATGAAGCAGTTTACCGGCGTCGCTGACAAGATGAAAAAGAAGGCCAAGAAAAAAGGCGGCTTCAATCTTCCGTTCTTGGGTAAAGGCGGCAATCAGGGAGGCAACAACTTCCCGTTCAACTTCAAACCGCCATTTAAATGA
- the rpsP gene encoding 30S ribosomal protein S16, translated as MAVKIRLKRMGSKKAPFYRVVVADSRSPRDGRFIEEIGYYNPVAQPAVVNIDTEKAVQWILNGAAPTDTVRNLLSKAGVMAKVHETKYGK; from the coding sequence ATGGCAGTTAAAATCCGTCTGAAGCGTATGGGTTCCAAAAAAGCTCCGTTCTACCGTGTAGTCGTTGCTGACTCCCGTTCTCCACGTGATGGCCGTTTCATCGAGGAAATCGGTTACTACAACCCGGTTGCTCAACCGGCTGTTGTTAACATTGACACTGAGAAAGCGGTACAATGGATTCTGAATGGTGCAGCTCCGACTGATACCGTTCGCAACCTGCTCTCCAAAGCAGGCGTTATGGCAAAAGTACACGAAACGAAATACGGCAAATAA
- a CDS encoding KH domain-containing protein: MKALVETIAKALVDHPNEVRVNAVDKERILVYELSVHPEDMGKIIGKQGRIAKALRTVVIAASVQSDKRVTVEIV, encoded by the coding sequence ATGAAAGCACTGGTCGAAACGATCGCAAAGGCTCTCGTCGATCATCCGAATGAAGTTCGTGTGAATGCTGTGGACAAAGAGCGCATTCTCGTCTACGAACTGTCGGTGCATCCCGAGGATATGGGGAAAATCATCGGCAAGCAGGGACGAATCGCGAAAGCGCTGCGCACAGTTGTGATCGCAGCATCTGTACAATCAGACAAGCGGGTCACAGTTGAGATTGTCTAG
- a CDS encoding YlqD family protein — translation MLTILRTVQVKIILTEAARSAMMEKYERELRQQEDEREQWEFQAKKLLADARKRSADLFQQMQERLSVEERKRLEKQGNLQFQKRQLENLPLGAEIDYMTVQSPVQIQVGDVWEEKMAGTVIVIKDGVIHEIRGGS, via the coding sequence ATGCTTACGATTCTGCGGACAGTCCAGGTGAAAATCATTCTGACGGAAGCAGCTCGCTCCGCCATGATGGAAAAATACGAGAGAGAGCTTCGCCAACAAGAGGACGAACGGGAGCAGTGGGAATTTCAAGCGAAAAAGCTGCTCGCAGACGCCCGCAAACGCTCTGCTGATTTGTTTCAGCAAATGCAGGAAAGACTTTCTGTAGAAGAGAGAAAACGGCTGGAAAAGCAGGGGAATTTGCAGTTTCAGAAAAGGCAGCTGGAAAATCTGCCGCTGGGTGCGGAGATTGATTACATGACCGTTCAAAGCCCTGTCCAGATCCAGGTAGGCGATGTTTGGGAAGAGAAGATGGCGGGTACGGTAATCGTGATAAAAGATGGGGTTATCCATGAAATACGCGGCGGCTCGTGA
- the rimM gene encoding ribosome maturation factor RimM (Essential for efficient processing of 16S rRNA), whose product MPEKRYYNVGKLVNTQGLRGEVRVISTTDFPDERFEKGKELYLFHPTLAQPLLLKVATRRQQKDFEILSFEGYSSINDVEKYKGGELKISEDELLELEEDEFYIHQLVGCEVVTDTGEELGKIVDVLQPGANDVWVVKGKRGEILLPYIDDCIKEVDIAGKRVVCHLMEGLL is encoded by the coding sequence ATGCCGGAAAAGCGTTATTACAATGTAGGAAAATTGGTAAATACGCAAGGGCTTCGTGGTGAAGTAAGAGTGATCTCAACGACTGATTTTCCCGATGAACGGTTTGAAAAGGGAAAGGAATTGTATTTGTTTCACCCCACCCTGGCCCAGCCATTGCTGTTGAAGGTGGCGACCCGCAGGCAGCAAAAGGATTTCGAGATTCTCAGCTTTGAAGGTTATTCCTCAATTAACGATGTGGAAAAATACAAAGGCGGCGAGTTGAAAATCTCGGAAGACGAGCTGCTCGAGCTGGAAGAAGATGAATTTTACATACACCAGTTGGTGGGATGCGAGGTCGTGACGGATACGGGCGAAGAGCTGGGCAAAATCGTAGACGTCCTGCAGCCGGGTGCCAATGATGTCTGGGTGGTAAAAGGAAAGCGCGGAGAAATCCTGCTGCCCTATATTGATGACTGCATCAAAGAAGTGGACATCGCTGGCAAGCGCGTGGTCTGCCATTTGATGGAAGGCCTGCTGTAG
- the trmD gene encoding tRNA (guanosine(37)-N1)-methyltransferase TrmD → MRIDILTLFPEMFEGVLGSSILGKASERGIVEYNVTNFRDYSESKHGTVDDTPYGGGGGMVLKPEPLFRAVEAVTTDAKPRVILMCPQGKPYQQKLAEELAQEEHLVFICGHYEGYDERIREHLVTDEISIGDYVLTGGELAAMVVIDSIVRLQPGALGNQISAVEDSFSTGLLEHPHYTRPAEFRGWKVPDILLSGHHANIVRWRLKESLRRTKARRPELLEQLEMNEDMKKLLLELEQEEKNSGLSSE, encoded by the coding sequence TTGCGGATTGACATTTTGACACTCTTTCCGGAAATGTTTGAGGGCGTTCTCGGAAGCAGCATTCTCGGCAAAGCCAGCGAACGGGGAATCGTAGAGTACAACGTGACAAACTTCAGGGATTACTCCGAGAGCAAGCATGGCACCGTAGATGATACGCCCTATGGCGGAGGAGGGGGAATGGTGCTAAAACCGGAGCCGCTCTTTCGTGCGGTGGAGGCAGTTACCACGGATGCCAAGCCTCGGGTGATTCTCATGTGTCCGCAGGGGAAGCCCTATCAGCAAAAGCTGGCGGAGGAGCTGGCCCAGGAGGAGCATCTGGTTTTTATCTGCGGGCATTATGAAGGCTATGACGAGCGGATTCGCGAGCACTTGGTGACCGATGAGATCTCGATCGGCGACTATGTGCTGACGGGGGGCGAGCTGGCTGCGATGGTGGTCATCGACAGCATTGTGCGCCTTCAGCCAGGTGCACTTGGCAATCAAATTTCAGCTGTCGAGGACTCTTTCTCCACAGGTTTGCTGGAGCATCCGCATTATACGCGCCCGGCGGAGTTTCGCGGCTGGAAGGTGCCGGATATCCTGTTGTCAGGCCATCACGCAAACATCGTACGCTGGCGGCTGAAAGAATCCTTGCGGAGAACCAAAGCGCGCAGACCAGAGCTGTTGGAACAGCTTGAAATGAACGAGGACATGAAAAAATTGCTGCTGGAATTAGAGCAAGAGGAAAAAAATTCAGGCTTGTCATCGGAATAG
- the rplS gene encoding 50S ribosomal protein L19, with amino-acid sequence MNQVIRELEKEQLKQDIPAFRPGDTVRVHVKVIEGQRERIQLFEGVVIRRRGSGVSETFTVRKISYGVGVERTFPVHTPKIDKIEVVRHGKVRRAKLYYLRDRVGKAARIKEIRR; translated from the coding sequence ATGAACCAAGTTATTCGTGAGTTGGAAAAAGAGCAATTGAAACAGGACATTCCTGCTTTCCGACCTGGTGACACTGTTCGTGTTCACGTTAAGGTTATCGAGGGTCAGCGCGAACGTATTCAGTTGTTTGAAGGCGTTGTGATCCGTCGTCGCGGTTCAGGCGTTAGCGAAACATTTACCGTTCGTAAGATTTCTTACGGTGTAGGTGTGGAGCGTACGTTCCCCGTGCATACTCCAAAAATCGACAAGATTGAGGTTGTGCGCCACGGTAAAGTTCGCCGTGCGAAGCTGTACTACCTGCGCGACCGTGTTGGTAAGGCGGCCCGTATCAAAGAAATCCGTCGATAA